The nucleotide window GTAAATAGTTATTTAATAAAGTAGCAATTTGCTCAGCGTAATTAGAATTATAAGAGATGATTTGCATAAATAGTGCCGTCCTTGTTTCAAAGTTTAGAAAAAATAATTGTAACATAACAAATAGAGGGGAATAAGAGTTCAATAGAAAAAAGAGATGTCTAAATGACATCTCTAAAAAATTTAAATTGTTGGGCGACTGTTTTTAATAAATAGTGAACCGGTAAGTCCAAGAACACCAATTATTAGAACCGCAATAAAAGCCGAATGAACCCCGTGTGCTAAAAATTCAGCAGGATTTGTTGCTCCGAATTCAGCAATATAGTTTTTCTGACCAGCTGTAAATAATGTAATGGCAACTGCAGTACCAGCAGCTCCAGCAACTTGAGTTAATGTATTCATAGCAGCTGATCCATCCGCGTATAATTGCGGTGGTAATTGGTTCATTGCGTTTGTTTGAGCTGGCATAATTGTCATAGATACACCAACGAAGAAAATACATAATGCTAATACAACTTGCCATACAGGCGTTGTTGCAGATAGTACAGACAATAATAAAATTGCACTAATAGTAATCATAGAAAATCCAATACGAGTAAAGATTTTTGCCCCGACTTTATCAAAGTTTGATCCAACGATTGGTGACATAATAATATTTAATATGTTACCAGGTAACATTAATAAACCTGCAGCTATTGCTGAATAAGCAAGTACCGACTTTAAATAAAGTGGAATTAAAATTGCCACTGATAAAATGACGAATAAAGTAGCAAACATTAATGCTGTACCTAACGCAAACATTGGATATTTAAATACGCGTAGGTTAATCATTGGCTCATCCATATTGAATTGGCGAACTGTGAAAAGGACTAAAGAGATAATACCAACTACTAAAGGTACCCATACGTGTGCATCTGAAAATGGTAAATCTGCTAAAGTTGCTAAAGCGTATACAATTCCACCAAATGCAATCGTAGATAATACTAATGAAAATACATCAATTTTTGGTTTTGTAATAGTAGAAACATTGTCCATTTTTAATCCACCTACAACTAATAAAAGGATGTATAGCACGGTCATAATCCAGAAAATATAATGCCAGCTAGCAGCACTAATAATTACACCTGCAAGTGAAGGACCTAATGCTGGACCAGCAGTTAGTACTAAACCAACGATGCCCATGACTGCACCACGTTTTTGGATTGGGAAAATCATTAGTACAACACTAAACATAAGCGGGAGGAAAATACCCGTACCGATAGCTTGAATTAAGCGACCAGATAAAAGTAGTGTGAAGTTTGGTGCTAGGGCAGCCATTACAGCTCCGACTATTGAAATAACTAAGGCACTAACGACCAATTGACGTGTTGTAAACCAGCGTACTAAATACGCAGATAGAGGTACTAAAATTGCTAATACCAATAAATAACCTGTTGTTAACCACTGAGCTGTTCCTGCTCCGATTTTGAAATCTTCCATGATGTTCGTAAGTGCCATATTTAAAGCTGTCTCACCAAATAACCCGATGAAAGTTCCAACCATTAAAACGGCAGCCATCAATTTCGGATTATTCACTTGTAAATGTGATTCCATAAAAAAATAACTCCCTACTCTATATTAATTTGACGTAATGATAAATAGATTTAGTGTTTGAAACTAAAAACAGATGAATGTATTTTAAAAAAACACCCATACTGTATATATCATTCAATCGATTAGTCCAGTTGCAACTATAACAAAAAGAAACTTTAAATTTCTAATAGAAATTGAGAACTATCTTATATAGTAAGACATATTTTTGTCACTTTATCGGAATATTTTCCCTTTAAAAGAAAAAATAACAATACTGTTTCTTTGCGTTGGAATAATGAAAACGATTGCATTTAAGGAGCCTTGATATATTTCGTCTTTTAAGATTATATAGAAACCTTGTCAATACAAGCATTAAGAAGAAAAATTATTAAATTGCTATGAAAACGGAAGAAAATTCAAGAGGGATGAGGATGAAAATTTATTTTTTAATACAGTTTTCATGTATTGAATATGGGGTGAGTTAAATAGGGTAGTCAATAATTTGCTAAACTTACCGATTTTTAATAAAATCACAAGAGAATTAATTGAATATGAATAACGAGAGGGGAAATCAAAGTTGAAGAAATATTGGATATTCCTTCTTTTTGCCTTGTTAGCTGGATGTAATAATGCTGATACAAACGGACCAATGTTTACAGAAAAGCAAGCAGTTCCATTTGAACTTATAAAGTATGAAGAGAAAATTGCACCTGTATATGAGTCGGTTGTTCCATACATTGCTTATGCGGAGACTGAAGGTCAGTTAAAAGAATTACAAGGACGTTTTCAAGTAGATGGGTTTACAGTTGATCTTGAAAAATATATTGCTGTATTTTTAGTAACATATTCAGATAGCTGTGGTATTACATTAGATGGCGTTTACAATAATAACGGCTTTTTATCAGCGCAATTATTGGAAGCGAAAGGGCAAAATTGTGAGGAAGAGGGTGTACCTCATACATTCGTAATCCAGGTTGAAAAACAGGAATATGAAAAGGTTCAATTGTATAACGGGAACGTTATTAAATCCTCGATGGATGTAGAATAAGTTTTAATGATGTAACAATGTAGACTGTAAGAAGCTCAAAAGTAATTGGGTTAAATTACAGTCTTTTTTTATACGTATATTGCTATAAAGAATGGGGATTAATTTGCTATCTTAGTCTGAAAAATATATACTTTATATTAAACCGTCACGTTATGGTTTGTGTGAAAAATAAAGTAGCACGTCCTACACTTTTCTAAATAGATGTTCAGTTAAGTCTATTGGAATGTATTTGAAAAGATAGGGTATATAAAACTACTAGTTAAAAAGTGTAATTTAGTAACAAACAATTTTGGGAGGTGAATCCCTCGTCTTGAGGGAAGTAATTGGACATAAACACCATTATAAACATCATTTTATTAATCATCTTTTTAGGTTTGACGGCATTCTTCGTTGCATCCGAGTTCGCTGTAGTAAAGATTCGTATGTCACGCATTGATCAATTAATTGCACAAGGAAATAAAAAGGCAATTGTTGCAAAGAAAGTGGCAAGTGACCTTGACTATTACTTATCGGCCTGTCAGCTAGGTATTACAATTACAGCGATTGGTCTTGGTGCATTTACTAAGCCTTACGTAAAGCAATTAATGTATCCAATATTTGATTGGTTAAATGTTTCGGATGTAATCGCATCAGCAGCATCCTATATAATCGCTTTAGCAATTGTAAGTTATTTACACGTAGTAATTGGTGAAATGGCTCCAAAAACGTTAGCAATTCAGTTTTCTGAAAAAGTAACGTTAATGCTTGCAGGACCACTTTATTGGTTCGGTAAGATTATGTATCCATTTATCCAAGCTTTAAACGGAACGTCGCGTTTTTTATTACGTTCGTTTGGAGTAAAGTCGGCAAGCGAACAACAAGCTTATTCAGAAGAAGAATTAAAAATTATTATGGCACAAAGTTTCCAAGGTGGGGCTATTGATCAGCAGGAATTAAAATATTTGGAAAATGTATTTGCTTTCGATGAGCGTGTGGCAAAAGATATTATGGTGCCACGTACAGATTTAGTAACAATCGATAAAGATATGAGTGCACAAGAAATTATTCAAATTTTAGACGAGCACAATTATACGCGTTACCCGGTCGTAGAAAATAATGATAAAGACCGTATTATTGGTGTTGTAAATGCGAATAAATTACTAAGTCATATCGT belongs to Solibacillus sp. FSL R7-0682 and includes:
- a CDS encoding DHA2 family efflux MFS transporter permease subunit; protein product: MESHLQVNNPKLMAAVLMVGTFIGLFGETALNMALTNIMEDFKIGAGTAQWLTTGYLLVLAILVPLSAYLVRWFTTRQLVVSALVISIVGAVMAALAPNFTLLLSGRLIQAIGTGIFLPLMFSVVLMIFPIQKRGAVMGIVGLVLTAGPALGPSLAGVIISAASWHYIFWIMTVLYILLLVVGGLKMDNVSTITKPKIDVFSLVLSTIAFGGIVYALATLADLPFSDAHVWVPLVVGIISLVLFTVRQFNMDEPMINLRVFKYPMFALGTALMFATLFVILSVAILIPLYLKSVLAYSAIAAGLLMLPGNILNIIMSPIVGSNFDKVGAKIFTRIGFSMITISAILLLSVLSATTPVWQVVLALCIFFVGVSMTIMPAQTNAMNQLPPQLYADGSAAMNTLTQVAGAAGTAVAITLFTAGQKNYIAEFGATNPAEFLAHGVHSAFIAVLIIGVLGLTGSLFIKNSRPTI
- a CDS encoding hemolysin family protein translates to MDINTIINIILLIIFLGLTAFFVASEFAVVKIRMSRIDQLIAQGNKKAIVAKKVASDLDYYLSACQLGITITAIGLGAFTKPYVKQLMYPIFDWLNVSDVIASAASYIIALAIVSYLHVVIGEMAPKTLAIQFSEKVTLMLAGPLYWFGKIMYPFIQALNGTSRFLLRSFGVKSASEQQAYSEEELKIIMAQSFQGGAIDQQELKYLENVFAFDERVAKDIMVPRTDLVTIDKDMSAQEIIQILDEHNYTRYPVVENNDKDRIIGVVNANKLLSHIVSKRDIKLEEHVRSVPFVLGVTSIQDALLKMQQARVHMTVVIDEYGGTSGVLTMEDVLEELVGEIRDEFDDDEVDEIRKSGDNEYTISGRVLLVELEDRFGLEFEDSEDIDTIAGWIQHMNIDSIKNGEDVKMGDEIKHENHSWIITDMDNHQIKEVIFKQYKFEQ
- a CDS encoding Fe-S oxidoreductase, coding for MKKYWIFLLFALLAGCNNADTNGPMFTEKQAVPFELIKYEEKIAPVYESVVPYIAYAETEGQLKELQGRFQVDGFTVDLEKYIAVFLVTYSDSCGITLDGVYNNNGFLSAQLLEAKGQNCEEEGVPHTFVIQVEKQEYEKVQLYNGNVIKSSMDVE